One window from the genome of Pseudomonas sp. L5B5 encodes:
- the prmC gene encoding peptide chain release factor N(5)-glutamine methyltransferase translates to MTIIASLLRAAQLPDSPTARLDAELLLAAALGKPRSFLHTWPERIVPSEAALLFSEYLQRRRAGEPVAYILGQQGFWKLDLEVAPHTLIPRPDTELLVEAALQLLPVGPARVLDLGTGSGAIALALASERPAWHVTAVDRVLEAVALAERNRQRLQLGNVTVLSSHWFASVDGQRFGLIVSNPPYIAEADPHLAAGDVRFEPESALVAGKDGLDDLRLIVAQAPRHLEAGGWLMLEHGYDQGAAVRELLAAQGFIEVHSRVDLGGHERISLGCLPC, encoded by the coding sequence ATGACCATCATCGCCAGCCTGCTGCGTGCCGCCCAACTGCCCGACTCGCCCACTGCGCGACTGGATGCCGAACTGCTCCTGGCCGCCGCCCTGGGCAAGCCTCGCAGTTTTCTCCATACCTGGCCGGAGCGTATCGTGCCCAGCGAGGCGGCCTTGCTGTTCAGCGAGTACCTGCAACGGCGCCGCGCCGGCGAGCCGGTGGCCTATATCCTCGGCCAGCAGGGTTTCTGGAAGCTTGACCTGGAAGTGGCTCCGCATACCCTCATCCCCCGGCCCGATACCGAGCTGCTGGTGGAGGCCGCCTTGCAACTGCTGCCGGTCGGTCCGGCGCGGGTCCTCGACCTGGGCACCGGCAGCGGCGCCATCGCCCTGGCCCTGGCCAGCGAGCGTCCGGCCTGGCACGTCACTGCGGTGGACCGGGTGCTGGAGGCCGTGGCCCTGGCCGAGCGCAACCGCCAGCGCTTGCAATTGGGCAACGTCACGGTACTCAGCAGCCACTGGTTCGCGTCCGTTGACGGTCAGCGCTTCGGGCTGATTGTCAGCAACCCGCCCTACATTGCCGAGGCCGACCCGCACCTGGCAGCTGGCGACGTGCGTTTCGAACCGGAAAGCGCCCTGGTGGCCGGCAAGGACGGCCTCGACGACCTGCGCCTGATCGTTGCCCAAGCCCCTCGACACCTGGAGGCAGGCGGTTGGCTAATGCTGGAGCATGGCTACGATCAGGGCGCGGCCGTTCGCGAGTTGCTGGCTGCCCAGGGCTTCATCGAAGTCCACAGTCGGGTCGACCTGGGTGGGCATGAGCGCATCAGCCTCGGGTGCCTGCCGTGCTGA
- a CDS encoding YkgJ family cysteine cluster protein yields MTTIPVTIIPATPIAEPAISCSTCAACCCQLEVMLITDTGVPERFIDVDDWNGEVMRRLDDGWCAALDRDTMRCSIYELRPLICREFELGEADCLSERRGIATAYR; encoded by the coding sequence ATGACTACCATCCCCGTTACCATCATCCCCGCTACCCCCATCGCCGAACCTGCCATCAGTTGCTCGACCTGCGCCGCCTGCTGCTGCCAGCTGGAAGTCATGCTGATCACCGACACCGGGGTGCCCGAGCGTTTCATCGATGTCGACGACTGGAATGGGGAAGTCATGCGCCGCCTGGATGACGGCTGGTGTGCAGCCCTGGATCGCGACACCATGCGTTGCAGCATCTATGAGCTGCGGCCGTTGATCTGTCGCGAGTTCGAACTGGGCGAGGCGGACTGCTTGAGCGAACGCCGGGGAATCGCCACGGCGTATCGCTGA
- a CDS encoding molybdopterin-synthase adenylyltransferase MoeB gives MLTDQELLRYSRQILLQHVDIDGQLRLKESRVLIVGLGGLGAPAALYLAAAGVGELHLADFDTVDMTNLQRQIIHDSHSVGASKVDSAISRLSALNPEVRLVPHRQALDVDTLVAAVAGVDLVLDCSDNFSTREAVNAACVAAGKPLVSGAAIRLEGQLSVFDPRRPESPCYHCLYGHGSEAELTCSEAGVLGPLVGTVGSLQALEALKLLAGFGEPLVGRLLLIDALGTRFRELRVKRDPGCTVCGVHHE, from the coding sequence GTGCTGACCGATCAGGAGCTGTTGCGCTATAGCCGACAGATTCTGTTGCAGCATGTCGATATCGACGGCCAGTTGCGCCTCAAGGAAAGCCGCGTGCTGATCGTCGGCCTCGGCGGCCTCGGCGCTCCCGCGGCCTTGTACCTGGCGGCAGCCGGGGTCGGTGAACTGCACCTGGCAGACTTCGACACCGTCGACATGACCAACCTGCAGCGCCAGATCATCCACGACAGCCACAGCGTGGGGGCCAGCAAGGTGGACTCGGCCATCAGCCGCCTGTCCGCCCTCAACCCAGAAGTCCGCCTGGTGCCCCATCGCCAGGCGCTGGATGTCGATACCCTGGTTGCTGCCGTGGCGGGAGTGGACCTGGTGCTCGATTGCTCCGACAACTTCAGTACCCGCGAGGCGGTGAACGCCGCCTGTGTCGCCGCCGGCAAGCCCCTGGTCAGTGGTGCGGCGATTCGCCTGGAAGGGCAGTTGTCGGTATTCGATCCTCGCCGCCCCGAAAGCCCTTGTTACCACTGCCTATACGGGCATGGCAGCGAAGCCGAGCTGACTTGCAGCGAAGCCGGGGTACTCGGCCCGCTGGTGGGCACCGTGGGCAGCCTGCAGGCACTGGAAGCGCTGAAGCTGCTGGCCGGGTTTGGCGAGCCCCTGGTGGGTCGGCTGTTATTAATCGATGCCTTGGGCACGCGCTTTCGTGAACTGCGAGTCAAGCGTGATCCGGGTTGCACTGTCTGCGGAGTTCATCATGAGTGA
- the murI gene encoding glutamate racemase — protein sequence MSDAPIAVFDSGVGGLSVLAEIQRLLPNESLLYLGDCGFIPYGEKTPEFIRQRCGLMARFFREQGAKALVLACNTATVAGVAELRRDFPDWPIVGMEPAVKPAAAATRSGVVGVLATTGTLQSAKFAALLDRFAADVQVVTQPCPGLVEMIENGDLHSPALCQLLRGYVEPLLAAGCDTIILGCTHYPFLKPVLLQMLPAHISLIDTGGAVARQLQRLLDERGLRARGPALQTRFWTSGNVAHFAQVLPLLWQTSGSVQSFDL from the coding sequence ATGAGTGACGCACCCATCGCGGTGTTCGATTCTGGCGTCGGCGGCCTGTCGGTGCTGGCGGAGATCCAGCGATTGCTGCCCAACGAGTCGCTGCTGTACCTGGGTGATTGCGGTTTCATTCCCTACGGTGAAAAAACGCCGGAATTCATCCGCCAGCGTTGCGGCCTGATGGCTCGTTTCTTCCGGGAACAAGGGGCCAAGGCCCTGGTCCTGGCTTGCAACACCGCCACCGTGGCCGGGGTCGCCGAGCTGCGTCGAGACTTTCCCGACTGGCCCATCGTCGGCATGGAGCCTGCGGTCAAGCCGGCTGCCGCGGCCACCCGCAGCGGCGTGGTCGGAGTCCTGGCGACCACCGGCACTTTGCAGAGCGCCAAGTTCGCCGCCTTGCTCGATCGCTTTGCCGCCGATGTGCAGGTGGTCACCCAGCCCTGCCCGGGGCTGGTGGAGATGATCGAGAACGGCGACTTGCATAGCCCGGCCCTGTGCCAGTTGTTGCGCGGTTATGTCGAACCGCTGCTGGCAGCCGGTTGCGACACCATCATCCTGGGTTGCACCCACTATCCGTTCCTCAAGCCCGTCCTGTTGCAGATGCTGCCGGCCCACATCAGCCTGATCGACACCGGTGGTGCAGTTGCCCGCCAGTTGCAGCGGCTGCTGGACGAGCGGGGCCTGCGTGCCCGTGGGCCTGCCCTGCAAACCCGGTTCTGGACCAGCGGCAACGTTGCGCATTTTGCGCAGGTACTGCCCCTGCTGTGGCAAACATCCGGTAGTGTTCAGTCGTTCGATTTGTGA
- a CDS encoding acyloxyacyl hydrolase, translated as MKRLLGLAALAAALLGQSLSAQAAGVEFSVGQTGESTQTYRLGMQFDWDKSWLQSDVGRLTGYWSGAYTYWDGDKASSNHSLSFSPVLVYEFSAGNIKPYVEAGIGVAAFAHTQVEGNKLGSSFQFEDRIGFGLRFNGGHEVGIRATHYSNAGLKTPNDGIESYALHYTMPL; from the coding sequence ATGAAGCGACTGTTGGGTCTGGCCGCGCTTGCGGCCGCGTTGTTGGGGCAAAGTCTTTCCGCGCAGGCGGCCGGTGTGGAGTTTTCGGTGGGGCAAACCGGGGAATCGACGCAAACCTACCGGCTGGGCATGCAATTCGATTGGGACAAGAGCTGGCTGCAAAGCGACGTCGGTCGCCTGACCGGCTACTGGAGCGGTGCCTATACCTACTGGGACGGTGACAAGGCGTCGAGCAACCACAGCCTGTCGTTCTCCCCGGTACTGGTCTACGAGTTCTCCGCAGGCAACATCAAGCCTTATGTCGAGGCCGGGATCGGCGTCGCGGCCTTTGCCCATACCCAGGTGGAAGGCAACAAGCTGGGCTCGTCCTTCCAGTTCGAGGACCGCATCGGTTTCGGCCTGCGCTTCAATGGTGGACATGAAGTGGGCATCCGCGCCACGCATTACTCCAACGCCGGCCTCAAGACCCCCAACGACGGTATCGAAAGCTACGCGCTGCACTACACGATGCCGCTCTGA
- the prfA gene encoding peptide chain release factor 1 produces the protein MKASLLNKLEILQDRFEELTALLGDAEVISDQAKFRAYSKEYAEVEPIVASYKQVLKVQADLEGAQALLKDSDPDLREMAVEEVREAKEQLVELESALQRMLLPKDPNDGRNVFLEIRAGTGGDEAAIFSGDLFRMYSRYAERRGWRLEILSENEGEHGGYKEVIARVEGENVYGKLKFESGAHRVQRVPATESQGRIHTSACTVAVLPEPDEQEAIEINPADLRVDTYRSSGAGGQHVNKTDSAIRITHLPTGIVVECQEERSQHKNRARAMSWLSAKLNDQQTSAAANAIASERKLLVGSGDRSERIRTYNFPQGRVTDHRVNLTLYSLDEILAGGVEAVIEPLLAEYQADQLAALGE, from the coding sequence ATGAAAGCGTCACTGCTCAATAAACTGGAAATTCTCCAGGACCGTTTCGAGGAACTCACCGCCTTGCTCGGCGATGCCGAGGTCATTTCCGACCAGGCCAAGTTCCGTGCCTATTCCAAGGAATATGCGGAAGTCGAGCCGATCGTTGCCTCCTATAAACAAGTGCTCAAGGTCCAGGCCGACCTGGAAGGCGCCCAGGCGCTGCTCAAGGACAGCGACCCGGACCTGCGGGAAATGGCCGTGGAGGAAGTGCGCGAGGCCAAGGAGCAACTGGTCGAGCTGGAAAGCGCCCTGCAACGCATGCTGCTGCCCAAGGACCCCAACGACGGGCGCAACGTGTTCCTGGAAATCCGTGCCGGTACCGGCGGCGACGAGGCGGCGATCTTCTCCGGCGACCTGTTTCGCATGTATTCGCGCTATGCCGAGCGGCGTGGCTGGAGGTTGGAGATCCTCTCGGAAAACGAGGGTGAGCACGGTGGCTACAAGGAAGTCATTGCCCGGGTCGAAGGCGAGAACGTCTACGGCAAATTGAAGTTCGAGTCCGGTGCACACCGTGTGCAACGGGTGCCTGCCACCGAGTCCCAGGGACGTATCCATACCTCCGCCTGCACCGTGGCGGTGCTGCCCGAGCCGGATGAGCAGGAAGCCATTGAAATCAACCCGGCGGACCTGCGAGTCGATACCTATCGCTCTTCCGGCGCTGGTGGCCAGCACGTGAACAAGACCGACTCGGCCATTCGTATCACCCACCTTCCCACGGGGATCGTGGTGGAGTGCCAGGAAGAGCGCTCCCAGCACAAGAACCGGGCTCGGGCCATGTCCTGGCTGTCGGCCAAGCTCAACGACCAGCAGACCAGCGCCGCGGCCAATGCCATCGCCAGCGAGCGCAAGCTGCTGGTGGGCTCGGGCGATCGTTCCGAGCGTATTCGTACCTACAACTTCCCCCAGGGCCGGGTGACCGATCACCGCGTCAACCTGACCCTGTATTCCCTGGACGAAATCCTCGCTGGGGGGGTGGAAGCGGTGATCGAGCCACTGCTGGCTGAATATCAGGCCGATCAACTCGCGGCATTGGGTGAATAA
- a CDS encoding DUF2878 domain-containing protein: MPRQLANALLFQLGWFTCVLSGDSLWLLLGVAILLAHFRWVGRWADEGPMTLGVALIGIALDSFLSWLGVFQFQQVSLLVPFWLMLLWALLGTTLRHCLAWSTHPWWLACVLGALGGPLSYYAGGRLAGVTFPYGTGPTLVGLGVLWALLWPLLHVLVRAAPEDAPLATED; this comes from the coding sequence ATGCCTAGGCAACTGGCCAATGCCCTGCTGTTCCAGCTGGGCTGGTTCACGTGTGTGCTCAGCGGCGACAGCCTCTGGCTGCTGCTGGGGGTGGCGATCCTGCTGGCGCATTTTCGCTGGGTCGGCCGCTGGGCCGACGAAGGCCCGATGACGCTCGGCGTCGCCTTGATCGGCATCGCCCTGGACAGTTTCCTGAGTTGGCTCGGGGTGTTCCAGTTCCAGCAAGTCAGCCTGCTGGTCCCCTTCTGGCTGATGCTGCTCTGGGCCTTGCTGGGCACCACCTTGCGCCATTGCCTGGCGTGGAGTACCCACCCCTGGTGGCTGGCATGCGTGCTGGGGGCGCTGGGCGGACCACTGTCCTACTACGCCGGAGGCCGCTTGGCCGGGGTGACATTTCCCTACGGAACAGGGCCAACCCTGGTGGGGCTGGGCGTGCTCTGGGCCCTACTCTGGCCGCTGCTGCATGTGCTGGTGCGAGCGGCGCCCGAGGATGCGCCACTGGCCACTGAAGACTGA